The genomic region tcaactggtgccggacaATTTAACTATGTAAATTACTTTTCCTTAAAAATGTTtagctttccagtacttatcagctgctgtattctccagaggaagttgtgtagttttcattctgaccacagtgctctctactgacacatctgtccatgtcaggaaccgtccatgtcaggaactgtccagagtagaagcaaatccccatagcaaacctttcctcctCAGGACAGTCCCTGACAGGACAGAGGtaccagcagagagaactgtggccaaactggaaataactacacaacttcctctggagcatacaggagctgataagtactggaaggtttaagagttttaaacagaagtaatttacaaacctatttaactttctgacaccaattgatttgttaaaataaaataaaaattccaccagTGTACCCCCTTAATGTTGTCTCTTTAGTTTATTTTTGTACTCGCACACTACTAAAAAATTGTGCTTTCTAGACTGGTCAGTCCTGGGATATTGTTTATGTTTAAATCTAGGTATATAGCACATTTGTCACTTAGGTTAGTGTATGTTAGCACAGACAAAAAATGCTCTGAAAAGGCCACCTCAAAATCATTGAGCAGTGTGAATTTTGAATAGCGCTATTTTTGCTGCAATCtttggaaaatcacagcaaaaatgctatatatcctgatcccaaagagagagcagcagctgtagtatacagatagagctgggagagtTTTTTTACGCTAGCAGGATTGATCTGATAGGTGATGTCATTCTGTAGTTTACAGAAAGTCTGCTCACCTAGGAAAGACCACTTCCTGAGACATATAGTAATAAATCTCATAATCCAGCTTTGCTAAAATAAAACAGAGTACTCTAGTACTAGtgatggtgttaaaggggttctccggtgcttagacatcttatcccctatccaagggataggggataagatgcctgatcatgggagtcccgccgctggggacccccgtgatcttgcacgcggcaccccgttcgtaatcagtccccggagcgtgttcgctccgggtctgatttccggcaaccacagggccgacggcgtgtgacatcacgctccgcccctcaatgcaagcctacgggagggggcgtgatagctgtcacaccccctcccatagacttgcattgaggggcggagcgtgaggtcacacggggcggaggtgtgacgtcacacgccccggccctgtggtcgccggtaatcagacccggagcgaacacgctccggggactgattacaaacggggtgccgcgtgcaagatcaaaggggtccccagtggtgggactcccatgatcaggcatcttatccccaatcctttggataggggataagatgtcgaagtaccagagaacccctttaaagggaaaaaacCTGTAGTGCTGCTTTAACCAGGACAACGTCATTATGGAAGGGATATTCATCAGAGCTTACAGCACTATGCACTTTTAAGATAAACTCTTTATTTGAACAGTTTGgtgtggggtggaggcttgtcTGAAAGTACATGTTATAGCTCTGATTGCAATTAAATTGCAAATGCAAACGTAGTCTGTTGTAAAACCAACTAATAATTATAACACCCAAACTACATTGTTCCTTTACTTTAGCCACTTATCATAATGGATTTTTCATGTTGCCAGATTTGGTCTGTATGACCTGTTTGGCACGGTTGTCTCCAGCATGCTTACTTCAGCAAAGCCACCATAGGTCTGGAACTATGCCTTATTTTAGCTTATGGGGCAGCTGAACAATTTTTCAAAAGCTATCCCTCCTGTCCGGGACAGCTTTGGGTTactggacatactgtatatgtttaGCACTGTAGAAAGTACTCTACCTTAATCTGCTCATGTAATTGAGAGTTATGATATAGTCGACTGACTGGATGTCAGAATGTTTGTACAAATAGTAGCAGATTGTGACAAACATGCTTGGCTTTGCATGGAGGCATTTTTGGTGGGTAGTGGGTCTCCATAATATATCACAACAGAATAGTGttttgcaatttaaaaaaatgagaCACATGCTGAAGGAACTGGGCTGCACTGCACATATGTAGACGAGCAGATGAAACGCaagatgtccaggcatgctgggagttgtagttttgtaacatctgaaggtctgcaggttggagaccactggtatagagtgtcagcgccggcggccgcaacaagcaggacgaggagggcagcgcatgcgggtgacatgtgagtagtaccctgatggggacagcgctgggctaataattaattggggggggggcgaatagaacagcgctcgcaggtcacacaggattagttccccgatgtgggggcagcgcagcgctgggctgattcattcattcccgagggggaggggccaaaccggtattgcggtatgggttaaaattcatatcgcgcagcacaaaaatttcggtattcggtatgaactggtataccgcccagccctagtctaTATTATAATGATTGGACATGGAATAGgagggatttcaccatttatcaTATCTCATCGAAATTGctatatttacctccataatcgcacattttccccaaagtGTGAAACCCTAGTGGGTGGTGTTCACTCATGTAAAATTGTGAATTGTGAATTATGAAAGTCTAATGGATTATTCCTACTCAAAAATGTTATGATATAACCACAATATGTCATAAATCCTCCAACCCCTGTTCTGCTTGGTGAGGCAGTAGCTGCTTTCAGGTAGAAAAAGGAATAGAAAAGTGGCCTAGCATGTCAGTGGCTCTCTTCCATTCACCGGTATGAAGTAAATACAGACATGGCCGTATATGtgtgcacccctgacatttttcaagaaaatgaaatgtatttctcacagaaaaggatcgcagtaacacatgttttgctatacacatgtttattccctttgtgtgtattggaactaaaccaaaaaaggagggaaaaaagcaaattggacataatgtcacaccaaactccaaaaatggtctggacaaaattattggcacccttaacttactatttggttgcacaccttgtggaaataactgaaatcagtagcttcctgtaaccatcaataagcttcttgcacctcagccggaatgttggaccactcttcctttgcaaattgctccaggtctctcttattggaagggcgccttttcccaacagcaactttaaccccttaatgaccacagacgtaaatgtacgtcctggcttggcggtccttagcaccatgacgtacatttacgtcctgtgtatgaccacgagcatcggagcggtgctcgcgtcatacacggctggttccggctgctatcagcctgccagcgatcgcgcggatgtccgccattaacccctcagatgctgtgatcagtacagatcacggcatctgcggcaatgcgcatattAAAATAGATCATCAggtcgcccgcagcactgccgcggtgatccgatcatctgtaatggcgggtgGAGgtttcctcacctgcctccgtttgTCTCTTGGCGTCTTCTgccctggtctgagatcgagcagaccagagcagaagatgaccgataatactgattagtgctatgctctatgcatagcactgaacagtattagcaatcaaatgattgctatagatagttccctatgggggatataaaaagtgtaaaaagatgaaaaataaaaaagtgaccccccccccccccaataaaaatgaaaattgtccgtttttcccatttttacccccaaaaagcgtaaacattttttttatttttataaatctatttggtattgctgcgtgtgtaaatgtctgaactatcaaaatatgttaatgatcccgtacggtgtaaacttaaaaaataaaagtccaaaaatgctgcttttgtcacattttattcacaaaaaattcattaaaaattatctaaaagttttatatatgcaaatgtggtattgataaaaagtacagatgacggagcaaaaaattagccctcaaaccgccttatatacagaaaaatgaaaaagttataggtggtcaatagggcaattttagattactgattttgtacaaaaagtttgatatttttgtaccgcttaacaaATAaatagtatctagccatgggtatcatttttaatcgtattgacccacaggataaaaaacacgtcatttgtactataaagtgtacagtgcaaaaacgaaaccttccaaaatgtgcaaaattggggtttttatttacatttcctccctttaaaaaattttttaaaaaaattggggtttgtcatacattttgataaaatgaggtttcattacaaagtacaattgatcatgcaaaaaaaagcccttatatgggtctgtagatggaaatataaaagttatggattttataaggcgtggaggaaaaaatgaaaactcaaaaataaaattggcctggtccttaaggtgaaaatgggcactgtcagatacaaaaacttttgatatgttgtaaagcatgtataaccaataggttttgcaattgctttcattagaacattttcagtattttatactgaaaaagccaatcaaactgcccccccccctgcctgcttggacacatactagtcctgctgtgtccatgcatcatcatggacacacttccttgattgacagctgtgagcgcagggcttacagctggaggaaaaatcctcccactgtcagcttgtgtcccgctgctgtctgtgaggacaagctgggagttgtagttttgctaatgctaggggagatgtgagcagacagcatactgagggagggggcggagacctgcacagtgaggccacgcccccaccCTTTGGGAGGAATtcggactagtgagctaaatttaaaagtgaaataaataaataaaggtgctagacgcataaaaataagatgtacatggtcaggattaggtacggagtgatatattaaaaataattttgttgaatctgacgggtacgctttaagatctctccacaggtgttcaatgggatttagatctggactcattgttggccacttcagaactctccagcgctttgttgccatctatttctgggttcattttgatgtatgtttggggtcattgtcctgctggaagacccaagatctcggacgcaaacccagcttactgacattgggctgtacagtgcgacccaaaatccgttggtaatcctcagattttataatgccttgcacacattcaagtcacccagtgccagaggcacgccccctcccatagacttgcatatgggagggggcgggccttgacatcacatgggggcggagtccccgtggtcacgatactccgtccctgtggtcgggaggcaCAACACTGAGAGCCTtcggcgcttcctgcagtgcttacaggtgggtgctgcatgctagattgcgggggtccccagcggcgggaccccccgcgatcagacatcttggggccggagtaccccatttcAGCTAATCTGTCAGCTCCTTGTTATGATAGGTGCTGCAGACTGATGTACAGTTCTGGGTCCTACATTTCTGTCTCTAGGGGCGCTGCAGGAAAAGGTTTTCAGTTTCGTTGTGGCTGGGCTCCATCTTATTACTAGTTGTTTATGTTCCTGTCCTCTCAGATAAACATCAATTAAGGCCAAGGTATCTGATTTCTATTAACGTTCTCCTCCCTCATTCACAGATAATGTGgcaagaataaagaaaaaaattatttttttttgttttgaatgtatattatatattcatTACTCTTTCTGATGCAATTGTAACTTTGTTTGTGCTGGGCAATGACAGATATTGAatcatgttatttatttatttattttttccttgccTTTTACAGAATTGAATAAAATTTGAAAGACAATGGGGGCATTTTTGGATAAGCCAAAGATGGAAAAACATAATGCCGAAGGGCACGGAAATGGATTGCGTTATGGGCTAAGTAGCATGCAAGGATGGAGGGTTGAAATGGAAGATGCACatacagctgtgattggtttgCCAAATGGACTCGATGGATGGTCTTTCTTTGCTGTATATGATGGTCACGCTGGTTCCCAGGTTGCCAAATACTGCTGTGAGCATTTGCTTGATCACATTACAAGCAACCAAGACTTCAAGGGGACTGATGGACAGCTGTCTGTGGAAAGTGTAAAAAGTGGAATCAGAACAGGTTTTCTTCAAATTGATGAACACATGAGAGTTATCTCTGAGAAGAAACACGGTGCTGATAGAAGTGGCTCAACAGCTGTAGGTGTTATGATCTCGCCTAATCACATTTATTTTATCAACTGTGGAGACTCCAGAGGCTTACTTTGTAGAAGCAAGAAAGTTCATTTCTTCACACAGGATCACAAACCAAGTAATCCCCTTGAAAAGGAGCGTATACAGAATGCTGGTGGCTCTGTAATGATTCAACGTGTAAATGGGTCTCTTGCCGTTTCAAGGGCTCTAGGTGACTTTGACTACAAATGTGTCCATGGAAAAGGCCCTACAGAGCAGCttgtttcaccagagcccgaaGTTTATGAAATTGAGCGATCAGAAGAAGATGACCAGTTCATAATTCTTGCTTGCGATGGCATATGGGATGTCATGGGAAATGAAGAGTTATGCGATTTTGTAAGATCCAGACTTGAAGTTACTGATGACCTTGAAAAAGTATGCAATGAAATAGTTGACACCTGCTTGTACAAggtattgtataacttttgttttgtGTTGGCAGACATAGTTCCAGGTTACATTGGGTAATGTTAAAAGATAGCTATAGACTTCTTTATTAATAATGTAAATGTTATAGTTGCTATATCCTCTTCCTACGTATAGAAGACCTACTGAAATGTATTTCTTATGTTATGACCTGCAACCTTTTCTAAGGAAATGCCAGTAGGACAGGAAGTAGAAGTAAAGGatatatgggggaaaaaaatgacaaCCTGTTTATTCTGTGCAAAAGGACATTGGCCAGGTTTATCAATCTTTTTGTGACAAACTGGAGTGATGGTAacaaagctgtgattggttatgggcaaatcactccagtttttgacTTTGATCAGATTGATCAGTTTTGGTCATTGAGATACATAAATGCATAAACATTATAAAGCTTGCTGCCTTTGCGTATCTCAATCGCTTCCATAGGCaatgcatggagcagcagaggacATCTTTTGGATACTGTATTCAACAGTATAGCAGCTATGAGCTATACTACATGCACAGAAAATGACTTCTGCAGATGACACATTGCTTGATAGTGTAAAAATTACATTcagattttgtcccacaaatatacaCTAGATTCTATGTAATTTGGTGGccttattttgtgaaaaattgttttTCATGCATCCTACATTGTTGGGGAGGCGTGGTCTGTTGTCTACAGTGCTCCTAGCTTGCAACACACCTCTACTTCTTAATCAGTCGCCCTGGCCTTTAACATACAACACCTGTCGATGGTGGCCCTGTCTGTTTTGCCtttgcatatgccataattgagGTTTATGGCGCACTTATGATGGTTCTGACTGGCTTAGGCCACACTTGTTCTGTAATCCTCTTTTGCAATGCAGAAGTGAAGAAAACATACAGGGCCACAGATGGCAGGGGAGCCCTGTGTATCAAGGGGCAGAGAGGCATTGTGCCTAGTGGCCCAGCAGATGCCTGTCCATGCACCACTGACACTGGCATGcatgaaaaacatttatttttttgaagaAAACCAAAAAACTTTCCACTCGATCGTGCAATCAATCCACTGATAATGATGGCACATGTCAGTAAAAATTATGTACTTTATTGTCCTTTATATACATGGGCATGCACCCTGTCTATATCTGACTGTCTCTGCCTTACATCATTGGACAGTATCACCCTATGTGGCGCTCCTTGTTTTtcttaaatttctttacatgttgTTTGATTTTTACAGAACAAAGCTACCACATAAAAATGGTATAGTTAGCATGTGGACAGTAATCCctgctatatttatttttatgggtTTCAGTTAAGTGATGCACCTTTTTAAAGATGTTTTAAAGCATGTGATGAGCATTCAGCAGCATGGTTGAAATAGTCTGACTAACGTAAACTTTCAAAATTGAATGTGTCATCAACTTTAGGGGTTGTCCAGTGCAATTTTGTTTTATCTGTGCCCAGACTGTCTAATaaaacctttttaaccccttaatgaccaagcccattttcacctcaaggaccaggccaattttatttttgcgtttttcgttttttcctcctcgccttctaaaatccataactcctttatatttccatgtacagacccatataaaggcttgttttttgcatgacaaattgtactttgtaatgaaacctcaatttaccataaaatgtacggcaaacccaaaaaatatttttttttaagggaggaaatttaaatgaaaaccaacattttgcacattttggagggttttgttttcacactgtacactttacggtaaaaatgacgtgttctttattctgtgggtcaatacaattaaaatgatacccgtggctagatacttttatatttttgtaccacttaaaaaaaaaatctaaaactttttgtacgaaatcTGTAATCTAAAAtcgtcctattttgaccacttataactttttcatttttccgtatatagggcggtatgagggctaattttttgcgccgtcatatgtacttttttttttagataccacatttgcatatataaaacttttagatcattttttatttttttttaaataaaatgtggcaAAAGCAgtggacttttttaaattttttaagtttacaccattcaccgtacaggatcattaacattatatttcgaTAGTtagaacatttacgcacgccgcgatacaaaatatgtttatttaaaaaacaattacgctttttggggtaaaatgggaaaaactgacaatttccatttttattgggggaggggatttttcacttcttttttttttttacttttttatttttacatttttcaacttttttttacacttatgtccccataggggactatctatatcaatcgtttgattgctaatactgtgcagtgctatgtataggacatagcactgctcagtattatcggtcatcttctgctctggtctgctggatcgcaaaccagagcagaagaccccgggagacggccggagcaaggtaaggggacctccggctgtcatgctggatgatcgcatCCCCGCGGCGGCGCTGCAGGCGATACGATCATCCAATTAAAgtgccgcaatgctgcagatgccgtgatctgtattgatcactgcatcggaggggttaatggcggacatccgcgcgaacctgccgtgtatgacgcgagcacccttccgatgctcgcggtcatacacagggcgtaaatgtacgtcctggtgcgggaattcccgccaaaccaggacgtacatttaagtctgtggttaaggggttaatttgcctTCCTCACTCTGACCGGACATCCCAGCgctgctcagccaatcgctgGCCACAACTTTGTCCTGCTTCATCCAGTGATTGATGCAGCAGCACTTTCAGCTACCTTAGCAGCAGATGCTAAGATTTCCTGCATGGGTAAAAGCATTGAATTGTTTTGTTTAGGCTGTCTGGGCACATTAGATTAAAAAAATGTAGTGGACAACCTCTTttaggtagggtcacacacagcataAGCGGCGTATTTCTTGCTGCAAGAAATCCACCAGGCAGACATACAGGGCTTCCCCACCACAGTAAGGTTGGATGGTACGTCAGCAAGTCAGGTCTGCCTCCAaatctcactgcacacacagggctaggGCAGGGAAGCCCCGCATGTTTGTTAATACAAAATGCGCAGTGTACAGTATTTCCTCCTGCCCGGCAGATTTCTGGCAGTGTAAACATTCTGCatatgcgctgtgtgtgaccctttAATGTAAGTCAAACTGAAAATTCAATGTGGATATAGGTacctctatataaaaatatataatgtgtgaaATTCTTAAAGGCAAAGTCCAGGTAACTAAAATTGTTTGACTGCTCGTCTCTGTAGGTTGGGGCGAGAGTgcgccgaggacaggtaagtgactgaactccgtacaggagattgatTGCAggtgtcccagtggttggactcgcagcaaacacttatcccctatccacagggtagggGATATATTTTGGTTGCCCATTCTACCCCTTTTTAAATGAGGCAAaaactgaataaaattacagaaGCTGTAATCTGAATTTCTAGTGAGGTGTATTTTCACTTGTAGGTcagatattttaatatattttaagtCAGTGGATGCAACGAATGACTTCAAGATcgatggtgtaaaaaaaataagatctGCTTTTACAAAgtttttatttctcttttctcCTTCTAGGGAAGCAGAGACAACATGAGTGTCATACTGATCTGTTTTCCAAGTGCTCCAAAGGTATCTCCTGAGGCAGTGAAAAGAGAAGCAGAATTGGACAAGTACCTGGAAAGCAGAGTAGAAGGTGGATCATTTAACCAAAATAAGTAACCtaatgaatagtttttttttttttttttgttaaacatgCCTTCAAGTGCCATGTAAATGTGGCTATCACAGTTCACTACAATCTATATATGAGCTATATATTGTGTACTGACACCATTTTTAAATCTTTGAAAAATATGACTATttctaaagattaaaaaaaataaaacaaactgtATACATTTCAGGGATGTTCCATATCCACAGATGCATAGTTGTTTGTATATTGGGGGGGAAAAATCACAGTTAACTTTGTGATTTACAAATTAATAGTGTTTGTACAATAACACCACTTCCTATGTTCTAGTATGTAATTCTTTGCAGATAATTTGATTTTATTGACTATTATTGAGTTAGCTTTGTTTATTGGGAAGTTACGAAGCATTGTTATTCAGAGCACTGCAGCATGC from Hyla sarda isolate aHylSar1 chromosome 11, aHylSar1.hap1, whole genome shotgun sequence harbors:
- the PPM1A gene encoding protein phosphatase 1A — translated: MGAFLDKPKMEKHNAEGHGNGLRYGLSSMQGWRVEMEDAHTAVIGLPNGLDGWSFFAVYDGHAGSQVAKYCCEHLLDHITSNQDFKGTDGQLSVESVKSGIRTGFLQIDEHMRVISEKKHGADRSGSTAVGVMISPNHIYFINCGDSRGLLCRSKKVHFFTQDHKPSNPLEKERIQNAGGSVMIQRVNGSLAVSRALGDFDYKCVHGKGPTEQLVSPEPEVYEIERSEEDDQFIILACDGIWDVMGNEELCDFVRSRLEVTDDLEKVCNEIVDTCLYKGSRDNMSVILICFPSAPKVSPEAVKREAELDKYLESRVEEIIKKQGEEGVPDLVHVMRTLATENIPNLPPGGELASKQSVIEAVYNKLNPYRNDDTDSVSTDDMW